TCTTGAGAGCAATTAGTTCTtatttaaagttcttttaaagTAAGTGAAACCAGTATTATAAGTGCTGCAGGAATAGAGACAATTGTAGTTACATTTCTGTTcacaggtttcttttttaatctttattttttaaaatatcaactgatatttttctatttaagtaCTTCCACTGCTTTCTGCATCAATGCCATAAGGTTTTTGGAGGTGTTACTGAGTGTATAGACGAAACAATTGCCTTAGGAGTTCTCATTTAATGGTCTTAAATAATCGCTGCGGGGttgttaaaacattttgaatatgAAGAAGACTATGTTATCTTCATCCTTGGGAAGATAATTTGCTGGCTTAGTTTatcacaatatttttctttttaaatttagcaatTCATGATGACCAATAAGCTGGACACAGCAATGTGGCTTTCTCGCTTGTTCACAGTTTACTGTTCTGCTTTGTTTGTCCTGCCTCTTCTCGGGTATGTATTACACAGATGTTCTGCCTTTGATACTCAGTTGTTTGGTGTTTATGGACTGCCTTTTATGTGCAAGACTCGTTAAACTGCAAAAGGTTCTGGAACAGATAAAACGCAGGTCTCCTTTAAGTGCTAATAACCCACTAATAGTACCAACTGGAGGAATATCTTATGTTGTGTGCTTTGTGAAAGCTGACATCATgttgaaaatcagaaagaaagcgGATGTGTAGGGATGAgagttcctattttttttttcatttttgattttttgacttAATAGATGACCGCTTTAAAAGGAAGATGACTGCTTTATAAAATTTAGTCGGGTATATATATGAAGTGATGCCTCTAAGAAGGTATAATaggttcaaataatttttttctactgaCAAGAGATTTGGGAGTTGTGCAATTATGATGCAATCCACAAAGGAGGAAGAGACATGATAGTTGTCAGGTCTCAGGATAACCTCTCCTCTGGTAATTTGCAGGTTGCATGAAGCTGCAAGCTTTTACCAACGTGCTTTACTGGCAAATGCTCTTACCAGTGCTCTGAGGCTGCACCAAAGATTACCACATTTCCAGTTAAGCAGAGCATTCCTGGCCCAGGCTCTATTAGAAGACAGCTGCCACTACCTGCTGTACTCACTCATTTTTGTCAATTCCTACCCTGTTACAAGTATCCTTTTTTTGTGCCTTTTTGACAGAGAGGTTGCCTATCAAGTGTACAGGGAATCTCTTGTTATTTCTTTGCAATAGGAAGGGTTCAGCAAGGAGGGTTTCCGTGAAGCCTGGGTTGGCTGGGTGGTTGACACTTGATTTAAATGAAGATAGATTTAGTTTAAGAATTTCTGACTCTAAAATGTGAAATCTAAATTTGAAGAGCTGATGtgggaattttaaattttgtatctttGTTCTTCCCTCTTGTAAGCTTCTCTATTAGCAATGGATATTTTAAACTTCGGATTCAAAGCACAAGATTATGGaagacttattttaatatttaattcatatCTTTGGGAAATTGTCCATATGTCTTGCTTAAAAAAATCCTCAGCTCTTTCAAATCCTAGTGAGctagaaacaaatggaaattcatCAAAGAACAACTTATTTAAGCAGAAAATGcgataattaataaatataataaaaatactagtATTTACTGTGGATAGAGTAGAAAATTGATAATCTTTGGAGCTAATGAAAATTAACACATTTGGAATCTCATTTCAAAAGTGTGTTGGGCCATAACAGGTTTTCTCAAAAGGTGGGGAGGGTTGGGGAGGAAAGTCGGGTTGGGGAGGAAAGTCGGGTTGGGGAGGAAAGTCGGGTTGGGGAGGAAAGTCGGGGAGGAAAGTCGCAGTTTATTTTGTTTGAGAAGCACTAGATTAAACAGTTTGAATTTCTTTACTGTAGGACCTTTGATGTGCTAATGTGCATTGTGAGGCAAAAGAGTGACCAGAATTTCTTGATCATTTTAATACTACTGTCCCCCTGTGGTCCCTGTGTCCCACAGGAAAGTGTTTTGTGCTTTAAGTGCTGCTCTTAAGGATTCTTGACTATGTCTGATACATCCTGATCTACTCCTAAacaatatgtgtgtatacatagcTACAGCTAACGGAAAACACAGTGAAATGTGTCCCTAGGGCTAAATATTACctatttaaataatacttttctcTGTGAAGTATCCAATTttaaataggttttttaaaagtcttaaggaaaagagaatagGTAACTGAAATTTTTTGAGTACTTATTTTGTCAGCATATACAAATCTGACGTACTTAATCCTCGCAAcactgaaaaaagtaaaaaaattttgttagattttatttatttgccaaagAGCACAAGCATgcgagtgggggtggggtgagggagaagccaacttccCAAGGAGCAGGGTCCCAGGACTCAGATCTTGACCTGCGCGAAGGCCGAGGCTGAGTGTACCCGATTGAAGCACCCAGGAGAGGAGCCCCAGGCAGCATATtcgatgaggacactgaggctctaaGAGTTTCAAATAACTTGGCCTGACGCCACATTGGCAAGTGCATAGTAAAGCTGGTAAGGTCTGTCTGGCCTAACAGGTTTACCTAATCTACGGTTAATGTGTGAGTAACACTTAGGTATAGTTTTGAGGTATTTCTGTCTGTACCAGGACGAAGCAGTCCACATGGCAGGTGGTCAGTGAGTTTTGTTGAGTAAATCCTGAGTGTATGCTAAAAGAGGCTCATGACCACTTAAGATGGCCTCTCTCCTGTTCTGTGCAATTGGTTATTTGCTAGCCCTTCTCTATGGGAATGTTGAAGATTAAGGATTTCCTGTTCCTTAAATTCTTAACGTTAGGGGTGGAGGTTGGGGAGTAGTAGTAGAAATAGTCTAAACTAGTAACTGATAGGAAATACTAGTCTGATTCTTAAAGCACTTGAGTATTATGTTAGTCAATGaaggtgatcccagggtcatgttACAAAGTTGTGTTCTGTTCTTTGGTCTTACAAAGGTGATACTGTCCTTGCTCTAACAGGGATAGGTACTTAGAGTTTAACTTGTAGACTTTTCACcctttctattttctaaatagtTTAAAAGTGACATTGAAAGCTAAGTTTTGAATCTCTTATCAAGGATTTGTGAACTATAGAATGTTAGAGGTAAAACACTCATTAGAAAACTagcttttgggatccctgggtggcgcagcggtttggcgcctgcctttggcccagggcgcgatcctggagacccgggatcgaatcccacgtcgggctcccggtgcatggagcctgcttctccctctgcctgtgtctctgcctctctctctctctctctgtgactatcataaataaaacaaaaaaaaacaaaaaaaaactagctttttacattttaaatattttagagcaTGAGTTGAGGGGGacgggaagagggagagaatctccactggactccctgctgagcatggaggcagGTTCCATCCTATGACCCAACCTGaccagaggtcatgacctgagcttaaatcaagagttggatacttaatcCACTCAGACACCCTGAcacctcccctccctttctttttttttttttttttttttaagatttttttgattGTGGGCAGGGGgagtgagcaggggagagggagcaaaATCGAGCTTTGATGAAAGTGGTCTAGCAAGTGAAGTTAGTGTCAGCCATGATTGGAACCCAGGTATCTTGACTGTCCATTCAGGGTTGTTTTCATTACCTGCATTGCTTTACTGAATAGACTTCAAATTACGATATGTTTTGGAGTTTAAATTTAACTATTGaagaaacaacagaattttacAGTGGCCTTGGAGAGGAGAGGGTGGCAGCTTTCATCTGTTCCAAAGGGATCTCTTAAGCTATACATGGTCTCTACTGAGGAAATTGGCATTTTACTTAGTTCTTGTAAGTGTCAGGGAAGAATTGGTCAGGATACTAATTAGGAAAATTCTAATCCTTGGGTATAGGTCAGTGTCTGGGTTGCCAGTTGGAAATTAGGCACTTTTGGATCTTAATGAGTTATGTGGTAATGAATTTGAAATTCCTAGTGCATTCTAATCACCATTTCCCACCACAGCAAAGCTTTCAGTTAGTGAAAGCTTTTTTGTTAGAAAAAGATAATGGTTCATTTCTTAAAAACtgcagatatatattttttaaatgagggtaatttaaaaaattttttgattattttttctaagtaaactttacacccaacatgggacttgaactcatgaccttgagatcaggtCCCATACTTTAgtgattgagccaaccaggcaccccagaatctGCAGATACTTTTAGGGCATGTATTTTTGCCATTCAAAGTGGACTAACAGTCTATATCATTTTATGAAAGTTATTTGacaagttttgttgttgttcttgttatcAACCTGGCAGAAATTGGGATAAATAGGGTCTTTGGAACACTCCATTTTTCAAAAAGCTGAATGAAAATTGCATATTTATCCATGACATAAAGCCAAACAGTTGAACTCAACTACATGTCTGTAATTAAACTGATTAGActctcagttaagtgtctacaaACCCAAATACACACTTTTTACTTGTACAGGTTGAGAATTTATGAACTGTATAAGCTTGATAGGAACAGTGTCTTGAGATAATGGGGATCTTgtaggaaagaaataatgaaagatcTTTAGTTGAGGAAAATTGGAgaagtactttttaaagattttttatttatttatttttttatgtaaactcTACttgcaatgtggggcttgaacgtACCATCCCGAGATCAAGTACGACCCTCAGAtggagtcccatgctctactgactgagccagccggggcGCCCCTGAATAAGTACTTTTTAAACCATTACCCCAGACTCTTTCCTAAGCAATTGTGATGAGGAAAGTAGTATAAGAGACTGTCTTTATATTTGAAGGCCAAATTATTCTGGCCAGGATGGCCATTGTGGGGTTAAAAgctgtaataaatatttaaggtttCTTCTAGGTGCTCTAGATTTTGATTAGATATAGCcgatgtttattattatttcattatctaatagaaaaaaacttttcactattttcttaataaattgtgagctttagaaaatgaaattgtttACAGGTAGGAAAAAAACTTCATATGGTTACCAAGTGAAACAAGTCTTTTTAGCAGATGCTGGTTCAGCTCTATATGGGGCATAATACAAAGCCTGTTTTACAAAATACTTGATACATGTTGGATATTTTCCTTAATTGTTTTCTTCAGTGAGTATTTTTCCAGTCTTGTTGTTCTCTTTGCTTCATGCTGCCACATACACGAAAAAGGTCCTTGATGTAAGTAAAGCTGTTTTTTTGACTCCTGTTGGCATGAATTTGAGTTCTAAGGCATTTTGGCATTTGTCACAAAAGTTTCCTTCATTCCctgcaaaatacattttaaaagtattgtaTTGTAGAGTACCTCTCAGTTCCCAGAGAATTTCTCAAgtttgaaatagattttttttttaatcgtatCTTTTCTATTTGGTAAGTTGTCGTAGATCTCTTGTGCTGTCattgtttaattttaagaatCAGGTAAGTAGAGTGTACtgaatttcttttacatttaatgtTCAGAACTGCtactttcctaaaatattttctttttcctggattAAACATTAAGCCTCACTAAGTGTCCCAGGCGGATTGACTGCATATGCActgacatttaaattaaaatacccAAATGTTTGCTTTGTGTTGCCCTTTTTCTTTATCTCCATAGTTCTTTGGTCACAGCGGTAATTGGACTTTAATTTCTACTTTGTATTTAGCTAAGGATTCACAAATACCTTATTACTAGGTAGTCTGATTTTGTTTATAGTTAGATAGAAATAAcctccatttttttgtgtgtgtgaaataatatatggtgtttttatttttcaaatacacaaaatcaacaaagcaggaaaatacaCTTTTACGTTAATTTGTAAACTTTTATATTACCATTTCTAAAATAATCGTCTTTTAATTGTATTACTTGTTGGTATgctatttatctaaaaaaattattgagtaaTCAAAAATGCTTCattctttctaatatttattttcttatgtttcagGCAAAGGGTTCAAATAGTTTACCTCTGCTGAGATCTATCTTGGATAAATTAAGTGCTAATCAACAGAATATCCTGAAATTCATTGCTTGTAATGAAATATTCTTGATGCCTGCTACAGTTTTTATGCTTTTTAggtaagaataaaaatacatttgttttgaGAGGCAGATGACTAAGTGaacataataaatgtattaaCTCAAATTTTATCCTGCTTAAATCTGTTAAAGTAGATACTGATGTGCAGACCTAGATTGATCTTAGCcaccattttttcattttatcgtGGAGAACGTGAGATGTTACGGTAAACCTAGAAGCTTGTCTTATTTATCATTCCTTGTgatttacatttaacattttgaaaattaattttagaactgCTGCCTTTGAATCTTGGGAAGCCTAGGTTAGTGCATTCTGCCATtatttagatgatttttttttccaagaaaaattaTGGTCTGGTATTAATAGTCGCCTACCAACACCTCCATGTTTGTTTGTATCTTAGTTATAGAAGTAATGTAAAAATTAGAACATCAGGCTAGTATTGACCCTCCCCATCAAAATTCTTgcatttaagttttaaaactacatttctaGAGAGAtgggtgggtgaaatagatgataggaattgaggagtgcacttgtgatgagtaccggggattaaaattaaactttaaaaaaaaaaaaggaaaggggaggagcagTTTAAATGGCATAAGCTTTGGTTACCAATTCAGAAGTTCTTCTCTGTCTCTATTAATGTGTTTATCTTCTTtgttgtgggaaaaaaaatgactgctTAAAAGccaattggggaaaaaaaatcaaattagcaggaaaaaaaataaaagtacatttctTCCTGGattatagctttttaaattttccaataaGAGGACATTATAGATAAAAGCCAAATATTATTTTACCATGAACCATTGTTGCAGTtctgtcctctcctcttccttatgtgtacatgcatgtaGTACTTTAGAAATACTTACATAGATATGTAGAAAATACATACTAGTATGGTGTGGGGTTTGGTTTCTTTCGTTTTTTTATTTTGCATCAGAAGTGCCATAATGCATCAGTTAtctgcatcttgctttttttcagtTAATACAGTATGTTTTCATGTCCTATTTATAAATGTTGATAGATAACAACTCTGTTTTCCATTTAATGATTGTGTAGTGTTCAGTCATATAAGTAGGCTGCATTTCACTACCTGTTCCCTTGTTGATGGGGAAAcatttgtttccaaatttttgcTTTTCCAAATATTGATGGAATAAacatctttttatccttttttttttttttttttttttttttttttttttttaagtaatttctacccttgggcagccctggtggcgcagcggtttagcgtgatcctggagaccctggatcaagtcccacatcaggctctgcatagagcctgcttctccctctgcctgtgtctgccgctctatgaataaataaataaaatcttaaaaaaaaaatttctaccctcaatgtggagctcaaactcaggaccctgagatcaagagttgcatgctccaactgaaccagccacGTGCCCCTCTTTTTACCTTTCTGCCTATACTTTTGGGCCTctgtttactttatttttttttttaaagattttttttattttatttattcatagagacacagaaagagagaggcagagacacaggcagagggagaagcagggtccatgcagggagcctgacgtgggactcgatcccaggtctgcaggatcacgccccgggctgcaggcagcactaaaccactgcgccaccggggctgccccctctgTTTATTTTAAACCAGAATTGATTTTGCTGAGTTTAAGCTAAGTGCACTGTATCTTTAATAGACCATGGCACATTGTCCTCTAAGACGTCTGTATTATCTATTTTCCATAAGctcattaatttataaaaacttatttttgtttatgaaatatttcattttaatgtgcATTGCCTTAATTAGTGATATTTTAgcatctctcatttttttctttagcaggCTGTAAGCTAGTTACTGAGTTTTACAGATTTCCTCATAAATAACAGTTACTTGTTCCATTCTTTTAAGTAATGTTTTTCTCtggaaactccaggatcaccacaTGTGCTCCAGAATGACACAGTGAAAAGGCTTCTTGTTGGGTGTTAGGGACCTGAATTCTAGTTGATGTAATCATTGACTTAGACTCTTGAGCATTGATACCACATTTAAAGAAGTTAAACTTTAAAACaacttgattttaattttcaagattATTGTAAAAGAGATGAGAATTtaccagaaatatttaaatagagaAATCACTTTGTTATTCTAAAAAGATTATAATGTCTTATTCAGTCCCTAAAGCTATTGATGCTTTGATGTCACTTGCATATAAcacaaactataaaattaaaataatttaaaatcattattccTTAGTTGCTCCCTTCATGATAGAAGAACAATCTAATATTAGAAGGCTTCATTAAGTTATGTTTTTCACAGTAATGCTTCAagctttgtatttaaaaatgaggTAAAGTCTGTGAGATTATCTTACATATACATGAACATGAGtgtaaaaaaacataaaaggatgAGGTCTTTGTAGCTTTATTAGTAGAGCACTTGTTACATAATAGTAATGCATAAGATGAACTGCTTGaagctgtaaaaaagaatgaggtaaatTTATGTGTTGTGATGGAGATAATCTTTAAggtataatacatttaaaaatttgttaagaactgtgtagagggatccctgggtggcgcagcggtttggcgcctgcctttgacccagggcgcgatcctggagacccgggatcgaatcccacatcgggctcccggtgcatggagcctgcttctccctctgcctgtgtctctgcctctctctctctcactgtgtgcctatcataaataaattaaaaaaaaaaaaaaaaaaaaaaaaaaaagaactgtgtagAGCATTCCCCTTTTATATCTTGAGGTATGTTTGTGTATTTAAGagcatgtggattttttttctgcttcagtttcttcatttttgaaatgagAGTGATAATGCCAGTTCCCTCTTAGAATTGTTTAAGTGGATTTAGCAAATCATAAAGTGAGCACCATATTAGGGTTAGTCATATACACTTGTGCATGTGAatttctggaaggatatattAGCGACTAAGCTGGAACTCTGAGGAAGGGGCTAACTTGGAGgatggaaattttgttttttattgtatattattttctatattttctatagtatgtatatttttccatttgaagaTTAAAGATTTGTCACAGGAATTTCTGGGGGAAGTGGATGTAATGTTTAGTGATTAGTttataatgtaaatttttattatgaaagtaatatcacaatttagaagaaaagatgaaaattaactttaaaaaaaagaaaattaactttaaaaaccaCATTAGCATCTTTACTTCCTCAAAaggtttaaaatataataatatgtatagtTTTATGTTCTGCATTTTTCAAAGTTGCTGTATAGTTTTCATAATCAAGATTTTAGGTAGTTGCATACTCCATCAAGTAAAGATAATATACTTAACCCTGCTACCTAATTATCCAAATATTGATGCATTTACTTTATAGTTATTGGTAGTGAATGTCTTAATCCAGATAGTCTTTCCTAGGAAAAGAATTCTTGACTTAGAATTTCATAAATTTGTATATAGCTCTTGGGTATTATAATAGTGCTTTTTAACCAAGCAAAATAGTAGAATAAGCTGTGTAAATTTACTAAGGAGCCTGTGTgattttactagttttttttttgttgttgtttatataaAACGAACCACTTTTCACTTACTGTGTTATAAAGTTTCACAACTTGATGAACAATTATTTATTGGTAGTAATTATAGAAgcatttatacattttctttttgggGACATCAGTCCCAATCTCAAGGCACTTTCCTAAGTGTCGAATGATAAGGAAACAATAATTCAGGGTCCAGCGTTCACAAACCAGTATATGATGCATTGTTATGTTTGCTTTATCATATA
This portion of the Canis aureus isolate CA01 chromosome 14, VMU_Caureus_v.1.0, whole genome shotgun sequence genome encodes:
- the TMEM33 gene encoding transmembrane protein 33 isoform X1 yields the protein MADAAPNGPQGAGAVQFMMTNKLDTAMWLSRLFTVYCSALFVLPLLGLHEAASFYQRALLANALTSALRLHQRLPHFQLSRAFLAQALLEDSCHYLLYSLIFVNSYPVTMSIFPVLLFSLLHAATYTKKVLDAKGSNSLPLLRSILDKLSANQQNILKFIACNEIFLMPATVFMLFSGQGSLLQPFIYYRFLTLRYSSRRNPYCRTLFNELRIVVEHVIMKPACPLFVRRLCLQSIAFISRLAPTVA
- the TMEM33 gene encoding transmembrane protein 33 isoform X2: MADAAPNGPQGAGAVQFMMTNKLDTAMWLSRLFTVYCSALFVLPLLGLHEAASFYQRALLANALTSALRLHQRLPHFQLSRAFLAQALLEDSCHYLLYSLIFVNSYPVTMSIFPVLLFSLLHAATYTKKVLDAKGSNSLPLLRSILDKLSANQQNILKFIACNEIFLMPATVFMLFSGQGSLLQPFIYYRFLTLRYSSRRNPYCRSLCLIQLLVSEDTWGFPTDPTEENCNPKQLPML